From Caldicellulosiruptor hydrothermalis 108, a single genomic window includes:
- a CDS encoding S-layer homology domain-containing protein: MKGFQKTLICLILAVVLLWQPKVFAADVFCKVEYYFNGTNNMRIVLYSKTNKSYYVKGFTRDSDRQLTVYFSDKKTFSSESNSVLIPQSMFILPVRVILMPSDGSLLFSDIRNSPYKDHILFLASMGKIDGYKDGTFKPKNNVTRQEFVKLFVNVFDIKIEKNIKKYSFSDIQNCWAKSEIETLYKMGIITGIKDKQNRLVFKPNDGVTYEQAFAILARYLKLKSTSKNNYKSWANQYINAFVDNRLISPNEVKGLKLNSFATREWIAYILSKAVFK, translated from the coding sequence ATGAAAGGTTTTCAAAAAACTCTTATTTGTTTGATATTGGCAGTAGTTTTATTATGGCAACCAAAGGTGTTTGCAGCAGATGTGTTTTGCAAGGTTGAATACTACTTTAATGGTACGAATAATATGCGAATTGTACTATATTCAAAGACAAATAAGAGCTACTATGTAAAGGGATTTACAAGAGATTCAGACAGACAACTGACAGTTTATTTTTCTGACAAAAAAACTTTTTCGTCTGAGTCAAATTCAGTTTTGATTCCACAGAGCATGTTTATCCTGCCAGTTAGAGTAATTCTTATGCCTTCAGATGGTTCTTTGCTGTTTAGTGATATTAGAAATTCGCCGTACAAAGACCACATTCTTTTTCTTGCAAGCATGGGAAAGATTGATGGGTATAAAGATGGCACTTTCAAGCCAAAAAACAATGTAACCCGTCAGGAGTTTGTAAAGCTTTTTGTAAATGTATTTGATATAAAAATAGAAAAGAACATCAAAAAGTATTCTTTTTCAGACATTCAAAACTGCTGGGCAAAATCTGAGATAGAAACCCTTTATAAGATGGGAATTATCACAGGGATAAAAGATAAACAAAATAGATTAGTTTTCAAGCCGAACGATGGGGTCACTTATGAGCAGGCATTTGCAATTTTGGCAAGGTATCTTAAACTTAAGTCTACCTCAAAAAATAATTATAAGTCATGGGCAAACCAGTATATAAATGCTTTTGTGGACAATCGACTGATAAGTCCAAACGAGGTAAAAGGTTTAAAGTTAAATAGTTTTGCAACAAGAGAGTGGATTGCATATATTTTGAGCAAGGCTGTATTTAAATAG
- a CDS encoding ABC transporter substrate-binding protein has translation MYKKAIALVLLIALFIPFLSGCSSNEKNMTTLEKIKKTKEFVVGMDNTFPPMEFTDDNNNTVGFDVDLANEIAKKLGAKLKIVAVDWSGIQSALKSKKFDAIISCFSITDERKKAFNLAGPYLYIRQVIAVKKGDNSIKSFEDLKGIKIGVQANTTGDSAVQKMKFINYEKDVTRYERITDAFNDLDIGRIKAVVIDSVVAYYYKKQNPEKFDIAPAQLEREPVGIALRKEDKDLYNEIQKILDQLEKDGTIAKISEKWFGEDITK, from the coding sequence ATGTATAAGAAGGCCATAGCGTTGGTTTTACTAATAGCACTTTTTATTCCGTTTTTAAGCGGATGCTCATCAAATGAGAAAAACATGACAACCTTAGAGAAGATAAAGAAGACTAAAGAGTTTGTGGTTGGCATGGACAACACGTTCCCACCAATGGAGTTTACTGATGATAACAACAACACAGTGGGGTTTGACGTGGATTTAGCAAATGAGATAGCTAAAAAGCTTGGTGCGAAGCTAAAGATTGTTGCGGTTGACTGGAGCGGAATCCAGAGCGCTTTAAAGTCTAAAAAGTTTGATGCTATTATTTCATGCTTTAGTATCACAGATGAGAGAAAGAAAGCTTTCAATTTAGCAGGACCATATCTTTACATCCGTCAGGTTATTGCTGTGAAAAAGGGTGATAACTCAATCAAAAGTTTTGAAGATTTAAAAGGGATAAAGATAGGCGTTCAAGCAAACACAACAGGTGACAGTGCTGTTCAAAAGATGAAGTTTATAAACTATGAAAAAGATGTCACACGATATGAAAGGATAACTGATGCTTTCAACGACCTTGACATTGGAAGAATAAAAGCAGTTGTGATAGACAGTGTTGTTGCTTACTACTATAAAAAACAAAATCCTGAAAAGTTTGATATAGCACCTGCTCAGCTCGAAAGAGAGCCTGTGGGAATAGCTCTAAGAAAAGAGGACAAGGACCTGTACAATGAAATTCAAAAGATTTTAGACCAGTTAGAGAAGGACGGAACTATTGCAAAAATATCTGAAAAATGGTTTGGTGAAGACATTACAAAGTAA
- a CDS encoding MBL fold metallo-hydrolase, translating into MEIVFLGGAKEVGASCVLIKACNKNILIDSGIRMKEDKLPNLQLLRELGGVDVCLISHAHLDHIGSLPLIAREYPQIFFYANQPTKDLIKVLLYDSLRIMEIAEDEIPIYAEKNVEDLLDRTLTYGFNYTFEPIEGIKVTFFSAGHILGASMIFIQTQEGSILYTGDFSADKQLTVDKASVPKIRPDIVICESTYGDRLHTNRSFEEERLFNTVAEVISQGGKVLIPAFAIGRAQEIILILRNYMKKRKVSFNVFIDGMVREVIRVYRNNPTYLSSRYYKRVLKGEEIFLADNINVVSDKKQREEIISSSDPCVIISSSGMLTGGPSVFYAEKIVQSQNALIAITGYQDEEAPGRKLLELAELPENERKIDLNGKEYEVKCRVEKYGLSAHSDRDRILGFLATLRPRTVIFAHGSEDAISQISDMAVKELESNIIVPQNGEINSISIEKPRKQLSFFNVKKLNNQELLNEENLKLLWQYLVENKQESNHITAEHAILIWNGKEFLEKDEVNRVFELLKESVYFEQNPRKPYLFRILSAQEVEERLKPKPMEQNRMRELAFEMFAEFGLYKVGMDIENKVVIFYFHFPQVAKKLEEKIKEFEKLTLWKVDINPNINLTYASEYVKNLLKDYNVKVLKFSYNPVINAIVIRIKEDFEKMKSISEKFLEETGISLIFDVEGKNQEEKVDLQKPRMEQNKALLLIDLYFESEKDKVYKKSIKEGGKYIELSFVTPFVGERYKDKIEELSEKTGWDIKVSQSINQVEMINILKEILSKYKVEIQKNPSIYPSTREVKIKLSEGVQEEILKKISDEFFERTGFYLNFK; encoded by the coding sequence ATGGAGATTGTATTTCTTGGCGGAGCCAAAGAAGTTGGCGCATCGTGCGTTTTAATAAAGGCTTGCAACAAAAATATACTTATTGACTCTGGTATAAGAATGAAAGAAGACAAACTCCCAAACTTGCAGCTTCTTCGCGAGCTTGGCGGTGTTGATGTTTGTCTTATTTCGCATGCTCACCTTGACCATATAGGAAGCCTTCCTCTTATTGCAAGAGAATATCCTCAAATTTTCTTTTATGCAAATCAGCCAACCAAGGATTTAATAAAAGTGCTTTTGTATGATAGCTTGAGAATAATGGAGATTGCAGAAGATGAAATACCCATCTATGCCGAGAAAAATGTAGAAGATTTGCTTGATAGAACCCTTACCTATGGATTTAACTACACATTTGAACCCATTGAAGGGATTAAGGTGACATTTTTCTCGGCAGGCCATATCCTTGGTGCTTCCATGATATTTATTCAGACTCAAGAAGGTAGCATACTTTACACAGGCGACTTTTCGGCAGACAAACAGCTGACTGTCGATAAAGCCTCAGTTCCAAAAATTAGGCCTGATATTGTCATATGCGAGTCAACCTACGGTGACAGGCTTCACACAAACAGAAGTTTTGAAGAGGAGAGGCTTTTTAACACAGTAGCAGAGGTTATATCTCAAGGTGGCAAGGTTTTAATTCCTGCCTTTGCAATTGGAAGAGCTCAGGAGATTATTCTTATCCTCAGAAACTATATGAAAAAAAGAAAGGTCAGTTTCAATGTGTTTATTGATGGAATGGTAAGAGAAGTTATAAGAGTTTATAGGAACAATCCAACTTATTTGTCTTCACGGTATTACAAGAGAGTGTTAAAAGGAGAAGAAATATTTTTAGCAGATAATATAAATGTTGTATCTGATAAAAAACAGAGAGAAGAAATAATTTCTTCTTCAGACCCATGTGTCATAATCTCAAGCTCTGGTATGCTCACAGGCGGACCTTCTGTCTTTTATGCAGAAAAGATTGTACAAAGTCAAAATGCGCTGATTGCAATAACAGGGTATCAGGACGAAGAAGCGCCCGGAAGAAAACTTTTAGAGCTTGCAGAACTGCCTGAAAACGAAAGAAAGATTGATCTAAATGGCAAAGAATATGAAGTAAAGTGCAGGGTTGAAAAGTATGGGCTTTCGGCACATAGCGACAGAGATAGAATACTTGGATTTTTGGCAACGCTCAGACCAAGGACGGTCATTTTTGCACATGGCAGTGAAGATGCAATTTCGCAAATTTCGGATATGGCAGTAAAGGAGCTTGAATCAAATATAATTGTTCCACAAAATGGTGAGATAAATTCAATTTCAATTGAAAAGCCAAGAAAGCAGTTATCATTTTTTAATGTCAAAAAACTAAACAATCAAGAACTTTTAAATGAAGAGAACTTGAAACTTTTGTGGCAGTACCTTGTAGAGAATAAACAAGAGTCAAATCACATAACTGCTGAACATGCCATTTTGATTTGGAATGGGAAAGAATTTTTAGAAAAAGATGAAGTAAACAGGGTATTTGAACTTTTAAAAGAGTCGGTTTATTTTGAACAAAACCCCAGAAAACCTTACCTGTTTAGGATTTTATCAGCCCAAGAGGTTGAAGAAAGGTTAAAGCCAAAGCCTATGGAGCAGAACAGAATGCGAGAGCTTGCATTTGAAATGTTTGCAGAATTTGGACTATACAAGGTTGGTATGGACATTGAAAACAAGGTGGTTATATTTTATTTTCATTTCCCGCAGGTTGCAAAAAAGCTTGAAGAAAAAATAAAGGAATTTGAAAAATTGACACTCTGGAAAGTTGACATAAATCCCAATATTAATCTGACGTATGCTTCAGAATATGTTAAAAATCTTCTCAAAGATTATAACGTTAAGGTTTTGAAATTTTCATATAATCCTGTAATAAATGCTATTGTTATAAGAATAAAAGAAGATTTTGAGAAAATGAAAAGCATATCTGAAAAATTTTTAGAGGAAACTGGGATAAGTCTAATATTTGATGTGGAGGGTAAAAATCAAGAAGAAAAGGTAGATTTGCAAAAGCCCAGGATGGAGCAGAACAAAGCACTTCTTTTGATTGACCTCTATTTTGAAAGTGAGAAGGATAAAGTCTACAAAAAAAGCATCAAAGAAGGTGGAAAATATATAGAACTTTCGTTTGTGACACCTTTTGTGGGTGAGAGGTATAAAGACAAGATTGAGGAACTCTCAGAGAAAACCGGATGGGATATAAAAGTGTCTCAGTCAATAAATCAGGTTGAGATGATAAACATATTAAAAGAGATATTGTCAAAATATAAAGTAGAGATTCAAAAAAATCCCAGTATTTATCCTTCAACAAGAGAGGTAAAGATAAAACTAAGTGAAGGGGTACAGGAAGAAATTTTGAAAAAAATATCAGATGAATTTTTTGAAAGGACGGGATTCTATTTAAATTTTAAGTGA
- a CDS encoding amino acid ABC transporter permease → MTDNVIIKYFPVLLKASVVTIELTAIAVTIGLVFGLVAALFRISKIKVLNYIGSFYVWLFRGTPLLLQIFFIYYGLPKIVPALTLPAFLAGAIALIINSGAYTAEIIRAAILSIDKGQYEAAKALGMTYLQTMRYVIVPQTYKRLIPPIGNEFIALLKDSSLVSTIGMVELMRAAQLKASATGRDAEIYIAALVIYLALTTVFSTIFNWLEKRLGKYEQQ, encoded by the coding sequence TTGACAGACAATGTCATAATAAAATACTTTCCTGTTCTTTTGAAAGCAAGCGTTGTTACAATTGAACTTACTGCGATTGCAGTTACAATCGGGCTTGTGTTTGGACTTGTTGCAGCTCTTTTTAGAATTTCGAAAATAAAAGTTTTGAATTATATTGGCAGCTTTTATGTATGGCTTTTTAGAGGAACACCACTGCTTTTGCAAATATTCTTTATTTACTATGGTCTTCCCAAAATTGTGCCTGCTCTGACACTGCCAGCATTTTTGGCAGGTGCAATTGCTCTTATAATTAACTCAGGTGCATACACTGCAGAGATAATAAGGGCAGCAATTCTGTCAATTGACAAAGGGCAGTACGAAGCAGCAAAGGCTCTTGGAATGACATACCTTCAGACCATGAGATATGTAATTGTTCCTCAAACGTACAAGAGATTGATACCACCAATTGGCAATGAGTTTATTGCGCTTTTGAAAGACTCTTCACTGGTATCAACAATAGGAATGGTTGAGCTTATGCGCGCTGCACAATTAAAAGCGTCTGCAACAGGAAGGGATGCAGAGATTTATATAGCTGCACTTGTGATATATTTGGCTCTTACCACAGTTTTTTCTACAATATTCAATTGGCTTGAAAAGAGGCTGGGAAAGTATGAGCAACAGTAA
- a CDS encoding fibronectin type III domain-containing protein, protein MKSIASKIVSIFLLISFLIALVPQNLIAQPAIVLPAPQSLNITLENNLPRMEVAQDGTITLYFSWQYSYSDFDYFELYLGDDPTRFPYGYTIYKNDPNLTVSNGSYTYKVQSLPNGQKIPSGTIFYAKVRSVRVLQEQTGSVVYYSSYSNTIVFLTPIFVECYTNAEDAIDIVWDDVYYSGKRIDYDIYVSKDISFTTPTKYQIDGDRITLLQSQKPGGRVEILPGRKLKYTAAGLSPSSLYYVKVLPRNLPQEVIWRDPQTYTPPNIKVIGEAATYIQAEAQRIADNVVWLRWAKVSIAENEYEIYKGSKDQIPTLIGTVSANEFFAVVSITDDVFFRIQVDVFDSFGRKVSIRSKDLYVHPYTLPFAPPAAENLTAFPKSQDTISLRFKIPTDKEVVYDFYYKKYSDNNADFISFVSNYQMKSSDEEKDENNLPTGYYRFDITGLEKNTVYVLKVVVKKKFYDYEQGTYIYKESTPALTISYTLSGDITPPTTPTLLSVVYTTYDSVVLSWQPITIAGVQPPTVDRSIFYEVNFAVYQDGMDITNPENLDTASFQKIILSDYQIDQSGKVVFRVSNLLPNTRYVFFVRSMRKIDSSIYYSLPSNVVMATTLIKYEVPLPSSVPVVENLSVVTTTYNSALLSWSYIENVYFEIQVSEDIKNANAWQVASDSFKPPIKEVDYTTGLCYFTVQNLKPDTLYYFRVRAYIIKDNQKVYSEFSSPVFGRTQKVPPPKTPVAFGIKDYGKDYAIFVWEMAETGRRYVIEIADNISFSNSQKYTTDTDATEYKVTGLKPNTRYWARLFAIASDGQLSQSTEIISFVTKKDVSEYTGVFDSVQDTTLPFITVEDPATGKMIIEITYRYVNESLDSKPVSIDFTKRTNQSIYQFVIKMRYDVLKALVKLNKDCIVTLDGASSQFSFTAIDSSDINKLTVSGVSPSSIYSELTFIKASDKYNVKDAVSEVYDIRYTASSLTKQVGISYFPMPIKISLVNREPWSVAIPYVFDLTSLSWKEPDGVEFASDNKSVTFNLQTPQATVIVRKSFYKDIISSSYATKLYNLFKTIPSDDTSDTIGIKSAVSKQELASFLVYFAEKKRLYRFEIIDDYVKKAYKSGLIENTQDNSILTKEAAVDMMVKFYEIYTGNEISADNVAWTKLSADDKYILSLKKAYKMGWLFDYVTFNPKETATREYVLAFFYHVVTSMQ, encoded by the coding sequence ATGAAATCCATCGCAAGTAAAATAGTTTCGATTTTCCTTTTAATATCTTTTTTGATTGCTTTGGTTCCCCAAAATCTAATAGCACAGCCTGCAATTGTTCTTCCTGCACCTCAGAGTTTGAATATAACACTTGAAAATAATCTTCCGCGGATGGAAGTAGCTCAAGATGGGACTATAACCCTTTATTTTTCGTGGCAGTACAGCTATTCTGACTTTGACTACTTCGAGCTATATCTTGGTGATGACCCTACAAGATTTCCTTATGGATATACCATATACAAAAACGACCCAAACCTTACAGTTTCAAACGGGAGCTATACCTATAAGGTTCAAAGTCTGCCAAACGGACAAAAGATTCCAAGCGGCACAATTTTTTATGCCAAGGTAAGAAGCGTGAGAGTTTTGCAGGAGCAAACAGGAAGTGTTGTTTATTACTCTTCATATTCAAACACTATTGTGTTTTTAACACCTATCTTTGTTGAATGTTATACAAATGCTGAAGATGCTATTGATATAGTGTGGGACGATGTTTACTATTCTGGCAAGAGAATAGATTATGACATATATGTGTCAAAGGACATAAGCTTTACAACTCCAACGAAGTATCAGATTGATGGTGACAGGATAACTTTACTTCAGAGCCAAAAACCAGGTGGAAGAGTTGAAATTCTGCCGGGCAGAAAACTCAAATACACAGCAGCTGGACTTTCACCAAGCAGTCTTTACTATGTAAAAGTTTTGCCGAGAAATTTGCCGCAAGAGGTAATCTGGCGTGACCCGCAAACATACACACCACCAAATATTAAGGTAATTGGTGAGGCGGCAACATACATTCAGGCAGAGGCTCAGAGAATTGCTGACAATGTTGTGTGGCTCAGGTGGGCAAAAGTGTCAATTGCTGAAAACGAGTATGAGATTTACAAAGGTAGCAAAGATCAGATACCCACTTTAATTGGTACAGTTTCGGCGAACGAGTTTTTTGCTGTTGTAAGCATAACAGACGATGTGTTTTTCAGAATACAGGTTGATGTTTTTGATAGTTTCGGAAGAAAAGTTTCTATCAGATCAAAAGACCTTTATGTTCATCCATATACACTACCTTTTGCACCACCTGCGGCAGAAAATTTAACAGCTTTTCCTAAGTCTCAAGATACAATCTCTTTGCGATTCAAAATACCAACAGACAAAGAGGTTGTGTACGATTTTTATTACAAAAAATATTCGGATAACAATGCTGATTTTATTTCTTTTGTATCCAATTATCAGATGAAAAGTTCTGATGAGGAAAAGGACGAGAACAATCTTCCAACAGGATATTACAGGTTTGACATCACAGGTCTTGAAAAAAATACTGTTTATGTTTTGAAGGTTGTTGTGAAAAAAAAGTTTTACGATTATGAACAGGGGACATACATTTACAAAGAATCAACCCCTGCTTTGACAATATCGTATACCTTATCTGGGGACATAACGCCACCAACCACTCCGACACTTTTGTCTGTTGTTTATACAACTTACGATTCTGTAGTTTTGTCATGGCAGCCTATAACTATTGCAGGTGTCCAGCCACCGACGGTGGACAGAAGCATCTTCTATGAGGTCAACTTTGCAGTGTACCAGGATGGAATGGATATAACTAATCCAGAAAATCTTGACACAGCAAGTTTTCAAAAAATAATACTTTCTGACTATCAGATAGATCAATCAGGCAAGGTAGTTTTCAGAGTAAGTAATCTCCTGCCAAATACAAGGTATGTATTTTTTGTTAGATCAATGAGAAAGATTGACAGTAGTATTTATTATTCATTACCATCTAATGTTGTAATGGCAACAACGCTAATAAAGTATGAAGTGCCGCTGCCTTCTTCAGTTCCAGTTGTTGAAAACTTGAGCGTTGTGACAACAACGTATAACTCTGCCCTGCTTTCATGGAGCTACATAGAGAATGTGTATTTTGAAATTCAGGTATCAGAAGACATTAAAAACGCAAATGCATGGCAGGTTGCATCTGACAGTTTTAAGCCGCCTATAAAAGAGGTTGATTATACCACCGGCCTTTGTTATTTCACAGTCCAGAATCTAAAACCTGATACGCTCTACTATTTTAGGGTTAGGGCATATATCATCAAAGACAATCAGAAAGTGTATTCAGAGTTTAGCAGTCCTGTTTTTGGCAGGACACAAAAGGTTCCTCCACCGAAAACTCCAGTAGCTTTTGGTATAAAAGACTATGGGAAAGACTACGCCATTTTTGTTTGGGAGATGGCCGAGACAGGGAGAAGATATGTCATAGAGATAGCTGACAATATTTCATTTTCAAACTCCCAGAAGTACACGACCGACACAGATGCAACTGAATATAAAGTAACGGGCTTGAAACCCAACACAAGGTACTGGGCAAGACTTTTTGCTATAGCTTCTGATGGTCAGCTATCCCAGTCGACAGAAATTATCTCTTTTGTTACCAAAAAGGATGTAAGCGAGTATACAGGTGTGTTTGATTCTGTCCAGGACACAACTCTGCCATTTATAACAGTAGAAGACCCTGCAACTGGCAAGATGATAATAGAGATTACCTATAGATATGTCAATGAGTCTTTGGACTCAAAGCCTGTTTCAATTGACTTTACAAAGAGAACAAACCAATCTATTTACCAATTTGTGATAAAAATGAGATACGATGTTTTAAAAGCACTTGTTAAGCTCAATAAAGATTGTATTGTCACTTTAGATGGAGCATCTTCGCAGTTTAGTTTCACTGCCATCGACAGTAGCGACATAAATAAACTGACAGTGTCTGGTGTATCACCATCAAGTATCTATAGTGAACTAACATTTATAAAAGCATCTGACAAATATAATGTGAAAGATGCTGTCTCTGAAGTGTATGATATCAGATACACAGCTTCAAGCTTGACAAAGCAGGTAGGAATATCATATTTTCCAATGCCAATTAAAATTTCACTTGTAAACAGGGAACCATGGTCAGTCGCAATACCATATGTTTTTGATTTGACCTCTCTTTCTTGGAAAGAGCCAGATGGTGTTGAGTTTGCAAGTGACAACAAAAGTGTGACTTTTAATTTGCAAACGCCTCAGGCAACTGTAATTGTAAGAAAAAGCTTTTACAAGGACATAATTTCAAGTAGCTACGCAACAAAGCTTTACAATCTTTTTAAGACTATTCCCAGCGATGATACAAGCGATACAATAGGGATAAAAAGCGCTGTGTCAAAACAGGAGCTTGCCTCTTTTTTGGTATATTTTGCAGAGAAGAAAAGACTCTACAGGTTTGAGATAATTGACGATTATGTTAAAAAAGCGTACAAATCAGGGCTAATTGAAAATACCCAGGACAATTCTATTCTCACAAAAGAAGCCGCTGTAGATATGATGGTAAAGTTTTATGAGATTTACACTGGCAATGAAATCTCAGCAGACAATGTTGCATGGACAAAACTTTCTGCCGACGACAAATACATTTTATCATTGAAAAAAGCGTACAAGATGGGCTGGCTTTTTGACTATGTTACGTTCAATCCTAAAGAAACAGCAACAAGAGAATATGTTTTAGCCTTTTTCTATCACGTTGTTACAAGCATGCAATAA
- a CDS encoding DMT family transporter, producing MSGKRKILADAVLLFVTMVWGSSFVLMKNTVLDMNPVAFLAVRFTLAWLIVLVIFWKNLRGLKLREVLYGSIIGFFLFSGMLLQVIGLKYTYASKSAFITGLTVILVPVFVALIERKIPKINVTAGVVLAFAGLWLLSGAKLSNFNFGDFLTLLADLGFVFQIIFIDIFTAKDNINTINIAIFQLMSAAFLYVMVSMIFGINIMNVKINLTAIITILITGILGTALAFTAQVFVQKYTTPTHTALIFSAEPVFGAIFSAIIPSGPNNTTEILPLISYVGCGLILIGMIVAELNFDKNLDME from the coding sequence TTGAGTGGGAAACGAAAGATTTTAGCAGATGCCGTTTTGCTTTTTGTTACAATGGTATGGGGAAGTTCGTTTGTACTCATGAAAAACACAGTTTTAGATATGAACCCAGTGGCATTTTTGGCTGTCAGATTTACTCTTGCCTGGCTGATAGTTTTAGTAATATTCTGGAAAAATCTAAGAGGGTTGAAATTAAGGGAAGTTCTTTATGGTAGTATCATTGGATTTTTTCTATTTAGTGGGATGCTATTGCAGGTTATAGGACTAAAATATACATATGCATCAAAATCAGCTTTTATAACTGGGCTGACTGTCATCTTGGTTCCTGTATTTGTAGCTCTGATTGAGAGAAAGATACCCAAAATTAATGTTACTGCCGGTGTAGTGTTGGCTTTTGCTGGGCTTTGGCTTTTAAGTGGTGCAAAACTTTCAAATTTTAATTTTGGTGATTTTCTTACCCTTCTTGCTGACCTTGGGTTTGTGTTTCAAATTATCTTTATTGACATATTCACGGCAAAAGATAATATAAATACAATAAACATTGCAATTTTTCAGCTGATGAGCGCAGCATTTTTATATGTGATGGTTTCAATGATCTTTGGTATTAATATCATGAATGTTAAAATAAATCTTACAGCCATTATTACTATTTTGATAACAGGTATTTTAGGGACAGCATTGGCATTTACTGCTCAAGTTTTTGTCCAGAAATACACAACACCCACTCATACAGCACTCATTTTTTCTGCTGAGCCTGTTTTTGGTGCAATTTTTTCTGCCATAATACCGTCTGGGCCAAACAACACAACTGAGATTTTACCTTTGATTTCTTATGTGGGATGTGGTTTAATTTTAATTGGGATGATTGTAGCTGAGCTGAATTTTGATAAAAATCTTGATATGGAGTGA
- the ehuA gene encoding ectoine/hydroxyectoine ABC transporter ATP-binding protein EhuA: MSNSNGKNNRKIIIAKNIVKYFGHNLVLDKVSLEVNRGEVVVIIGPSGSGKSTFLRCLNHLERINSGYIEIDGFVIEDKGFHEKHKKHSSKEIARFCSQIGMVFQRFNLFPHMTALENVIVGPVVVNKMKKEEAVELGMELLEKVGLKDKANSYPAQLSGGQQQRVAIARALAMKPKVMLFDEPTSALDPELVGEVLNVMKELAEEGMTMLVVTHEMGFAREVADRVVFMDKGKIVEEGLPEEIFTNPKQERTRQFLQKIL, translated from the coding sequence ATGAGCAACAGTAATGGTAAGAACAATAGAAAAATAATAATTGCAAAAAACATTGTTAAATATTTCGGGCACAATCTTGTGCTGGACAAGGTGTCCTTAGAGGTAAACAGAGGAGAAGTTGTGGTTATAATAGGTCCGTCTGGATCTGGCAAAAGCACTTTCTTGCGCTGCCTTAACCATTTAGAGAGAATCAATTCAGGGTATATTGAAATTGACGGATTTGTTATTGAAGACAAAGGGTTTCACGAAAAGCATAAAAAACATAGCTCAAAAGAGATAGCAAGATTTTGTTCACAAATAGGTATGGTATTTCAAAGGTTTAATCTTTTTCCTCACATGACTGCACTTGAGAATGTGATAGTTGGACCTGTTGTTGTGAATAAAATGAAAAAAGAAGAGGCAGTGGAGCTTGGAATGGAGCTTCTTGAGAAGGTAGGGCTCAAAGACAAGGCAAATTCATACCCTGCACAGCTTTCTGGTGGACAGCAGCAAAGAGTTGCAATTGCCAGAGCTTTGGCTATGAAACCTAAAGTGATGCTGTTTGATGAGCCGACATCTGCGCTTGACCCTGAACTTGTGGGTGAGGTTTTGAACGTCATGAAAGAGCTCGCAGAGGAAGGTATGACAATGCTTGTTGTGACTCATGAGATGGGATTTGCGAGAGAGGTTGCAGACAGGGTTGTGTTTATGGACAAGGGGAAGATTGTGGAGGAAGGGCTGCCTGAAGAGATTTTCACAAATCCAAAGCAAGAGAGGACAAGACAGTTTTTGCAAAAGATACTATGA